One genomic region from Betaproteobacteria bacterium encodes:
- a CDS encoding DsbE family thiol:disulfide interchange protein — MKRFLPLGIFLVLAVFLALGLSLDPREVPSPLIDKAAPAFRLPQLQDPGKTLGTEDLKGRVWILNVWASWCVACLEEHPILVDFSKQNVLPIYGLNYKDKREDALKWLDKHGNPYMLSIEDSDGRVGIDYGVYGVPETYVIDRNGIIRYKRIGPVTVRILQEKILPLVRQLQG; from the coding sequence ATGAAACGCTTTCTCCCGCTCGGCATCTTCCTGGTGCTGGCTGTGTTCCTCGCCCTAGGGTTGAGCCTGGATCCGCGCGAAGTGCCATCGCCGCTGATCGACAAGGCGGCGCCTGCGTTCCGGCTGCCGCAGTTGCAGGATCCGGGCAAAACGCTTGGCACGGAAGACCTCAAAGGCAGGGTCTGGATCCTCAACGTCTGGGCTTCCTGGTGCGTGGCCTGTCTGGAAGAGCATCCGATCCTGGTCGACTTCTCCAAGCAGAACGTATTGCCGATCTATGGGCTTAACTACAAGGACAAGCGCGAGGATGCGCTGAAATGGCTGGACAAGCACGGCAACCCATACATGCTGTCCATAGAGGATAGCGACGGGCGCGTGGGCATCGACTACGGCGTGTACGGCGTGCCGGAAACCTATGTGATCGACCGCAATGGAATTATCCGCTACAAACGTATCGGCCCTGTCACGGTGCGAATACTCCAGGAGAAGATCCTGCCGCTGGTGAGACAGCTTCAGGGATGA
- a CDS encoding cytochrome c-type biogenesis protein CcmH: MKAIFAILWLVFSAQCAAREASPAADDPVLEKRVVKLTSELRCLVCQNQSLADSHADLAIDLKNQVRSQMQAGKSDAEIRGYMVARYGDFVLYDPPFKASTLLLWAGPFALLLIGLLGLAVYVRGRRRRLPDVELTPVDRARAEALLRGGSGNELQ, encoded by the coding sequence ATGAAGGCCATTTTCGCAATTCTGTGGCTCGTATTTTCCGCGCAGTGTGCGGCCAGGGAGGCGTCTCCCGCCGCCGACGATCCCGTGCTCGAAAAGCGCGTCGTCAAACTGACTTCCGAACTGCGCTGCCTGGTGTGCCAGAACCAATCGTTGGCGGATTCGCACGCCGATCTGGCGATTGATCTCAAGAACCAGGTGCGCAGCCAGATGCAGGCGGGCAAGAGCGACGCCGAAATCCGCGGCTACATGGTTGCGCGCTATGGCGATTTCGTGCTCTACGACCCGCCATTCAAGGCGAGCACCTTGCTGCTCTGGGCAGGGCCATTCGCATTGCTGCTTATCGGTCTGCTTGGATTGGCGGTTTACGTGCGCGGCCGGCGTCGTCGATTGCCCGATGTCGAGCTGACACCCGTGGACCGTGCGCGCGCCGAGGCGTTGTTGCGCGGCGGATCCGGAAACGAGCTGCAATGA
- the ccmI gene encoding c-type cytochrome biogenesis protein CcmI, with protein sequence MIAFAGAAVFLLVAAVVIVLWPLLKRSNSPVVGRHLSNLDIHRDQFSELDKDLEAGMLGADRYEQAKNELERRVLEEAAAPAEPPQSATQGKAVAIVIGVFLPLAAILLYLYLGNLQGLVAPRHPAADLSSITADQFQDMTVKLAARMQQNPGDAEGWKMLGRAYRAMERFGEANDAYKKAVDLRSQDPDLLADYAESLALAAGRSLIGEPTRLLDRAFRLDPHSTKVLALSGSAAFERKDYKAAIRYWETIIKQPGVSTELAQALQKGVAESKARLTGKPVAAALAGKERVTGVVALADSLRDRARPDDTVFVFARAASGPRMPLAIVKIKVADLPYQFLFDDSMAMMPEMKLSQFAEIVIDARVSKSGGATPSAGDLEGASDKIKPGRNGIRVTIDRAVAKP encoded by the coding sequence ATGATCGCGTTCGCTGGCGCTGCTGTCTTTCTGCTCGTCGCTGCGGTGGTCATTGTGCTGTGGCCGCTGCTGAAGCGCTCGAATTCTCCGGTCGTGGGACGGCATCTGTCCAACCTCGACATCCATCGCGATCAGTTCTCGGAACTCGACAAAGACCTCGAAGCCGGAATGCTGGGCGCGGACCGCTACGAGCAGGCAAAAAATGAACTGGAGAGGCGCGTCCTCGAAGAAGCTGCGGCGCCGGCCGAACCGCCGCAATCGGCAACTCAAGGCAAGGCAGTTGCTATCGTCATCGGCGTCTTCCTTCCGCTGGCGGCCATCCTGTTGTACCTGTATCTCGGCAATCTGCAAGGTTTGGTGGCGCCGCGCCATCCGGCGGCCGATCTGTCGTCGATCACGGCAGATCAGTTCCAGGATATGACTGTCAAGCTGGCGGCGCGCATGCAGCAGAATCCGGGCGATGCGGAGGGCTGGAAAATGCTCGGCCGGGCTTACCGGGCGATGGAGCGCTTCGGCGAAGCCAACGATGCCTACAAGAAAGCGGTGGACCTGAGGTCGCAAGACCCCGACCTGCTGGCGGACTACGCCGAATCGCTGGCGTTGGCCGCAGGGCGCTCGCTGATAGGTGAGCCGACCCGATTGCTGGATCGCGCCTTCAGGCTCGATCCGCATAGCACCAAAGTATTGGCACTATCGGGAAGCGCAGCGTTCGAGCGCAAAGATTACAAGGCTGCGATTCGCTATTGGGAGACGATCATCAAGCAGCCCGGCGTCAGCACCGAGCTTGCGCAAGCGTTGCAGAAGGGGGTCGCCGAATCGAAGGCGCGACTGACAGGCAAGCCGGTAGCGGCTGCTCTTGCCGGGAAAGAGCGCGTGACCGGTGTCGTGGCTCTCGCTGATTCCCTTAGAGACAGGGCCCGGCCGGACGATACGGTGTTCGTTTTTGCGCGCGCCGCGAGCGGTCCGCGCATGCCGCTGGCAATCGTGAAAATAAAAGTCGCCGATCTTCCTTACCAATTTTTATTCGACGATTCGATGGCGATGATGCCGGAGATGAAGCTTTCCCAATTCGCTGAAATCGTGATCGATGCCCGCGTGTCCAAATCCGGTGGCGCGACGCCGTCGGCCGGGGATCTCGAAGGAGCCAGCGACAAGATCAAGCCCGGCCGGAACGGCATTCGCGTAACGATCGACCGCGCGGTCGCCAAGCCATGA
- the mltB gene encoding lytic murein transglycosylase B, translating to MTLSRTLLAAWLLFIGGSFSTLAQAPAKVKLKPEVEKFIAQMVQQHQFAEPALRQIFAQLKGNEGVVKAINAPATSKPWYEFKNIFVSPTRTSAGVTFWNENAEQLKRARDIYGVPEEIIVSIIGVETIYGKRTGSFRVIDALYTLAFEMPERAAYFRDELEQFLLLTRENGLDPSTVKGSFAGAIGMPQFMPTSYRRFAVDFDSDGKINLWENVPDVIGSVANYLHYFGWLAGQPIVVPARISGTEYKDIVDKGFKPHLTLAQMLPKGIEPTETVPSELVAGLFTLEIEQGQEYWLAFNNFYVITRYNRSKNYAMAVYQLSKAIIRERESQNSAQTAPPAVNQ from the coding sequence ATGACGCTGTCGCGCACCCTCCTTGCGGCGTGGCTGCTGTTCATCGGTGGTTCTTTCTCGACGCTGGCCCAGGCGCCGGCCAAGGTCAAGCTCAAGCCGGAGGTCGAGAAGTTCATTGCGCAGATGGTGCAGCAACACCAGTTCGCCGAACCGGCTCTGCGTCAGATTTTCGCCCAGCTGAAAGGTAATGAAGGGGTGGTCAAGGCGATCAATGCGCCGGCGACGTCGAAGCCGTGGTACGAATTCAAAAACATATTCGTGTCCCCGACGCGCACCAGCGCCGGTGTCACCTTCTGGAACGAGAATGCGGAACAGTTGAAGCGCGCGCGGGACATCTACGGCGTGCCGGAGGAGATCATTGTCTCCATCATCGGCGTCGAAACGATCTACGGCAAGCGTACGGGCTCGTTCAGGGTGATCGACGCACTTTATACGCTGGCTTTCGAAATGCCGGAACGAGCAGCCTACTTCCGCGACGAGTTGGAGCAGTTCCTGTTGCTTACCCGCGAAAATGGCCTGGACCCGTCGACGGTGAAAGGCTCTTTTGCGGGCGCGATCGGCATGCCGCAGTTCATGCCGACCAGTTATCGGCGCTTCGCGGTGGATTTTGACAGCGACGGAAAAATAAACCTCTGGGAGAACGTTCCCGACGTCATCGGCAGCGTCGCAAATTATCTGCACTACTTCGGCTGGCTCGCCGGACAGCCAATCGTCGTGCCTGCGCGCATCAGCGGCACGGAGTACAAGGACATCGTCGACAAGGGTTTCAAGCCGCACCTGACGCTGGCGCAGATGCTGCCGAAAGGGATCGAGCCCACGGAGACCGTGCCGTCCGAACTCGTGGCCGGCCTGTTCACGCTGGAAATCGAGCAAGGCCAGGAATACTGGCTCGCGTTCAATAATTTCTACGTCATTACCCGTTACAACCGCAGCAAGAATTACGCGATGGCCGTGTACCAGCTTTCCAAAGCGATCATACGCGAACGCGAAAGCCAGAACTCGGCGCAAACGGCGCCACCGGCGGTAAATCAGTAG
- the mutS gene encoding DNA mismatch repair protein MutS, translated as MMQQYLRIKAQHPDTLLFYRMGDFYELFFEDAVRAAKLMDITLTQRGASAGEPIKMAGVPFHSVEQYLAKLVKLGESVAICEQIGDPATSKGPVERQVTRVVTPGTLTDAALLDDRRENLLLAINLQGDALGIAWLSLASGRFVVLETRKGNLASELQRLQPAEILVADDCNDSSLETSGAAIKRLSAWQFDRDAANRVLLRHFDTHDLSGFGADELGPALGAAGALLEYARATQAASIAHVSSLAVERDSEYVRMDAATRRNLEISETLRGDPEPTLLSLLDTCATTMGSRWLRHALHHPLRDRTVVAARLDAVAILRGESAEGPYRKLHNALRPVSDVERITARIALRNARPRDLSALHETLTALPAIKSLLEPLSSPRLAALSIDLAPLPELTDLLSRAILPEPAAIIREGGVINDGFDAELDELRAIQNNCGEFLIALEIRERGRTGIANLKVEYNRVHGFYIEVTNANAEKVPEDYHRRQTLKNAERYITPELKTFEDKALSAQDRALAREKYLYERLLDDLAPHLPTLQRLAAALAELDALVTLAERAVTLGYSAPQFTDEEKIEIEAGRHCVVEKQIDEFIANDTQLDDGRRLLLITGPNMGGKSTYMRQTALIVLLAHVGSFVPARAAVIGPVDQIFTRIGASDDLAGGRSTFMVEMTEAANILHNATRTSLVLMDEVGRGTSTFDGMALAIAIARHLAEASRSYTLFATHYFELTRLPEEYPQVANVHLDAVEHKDKIVFLHAVEEGPASQSYGIQVAQLAGVPVAVVRAAKKHLAKLEQEAATRNPQGDLFSVPATQHNKEEHRLQEALRELDPDALSPKEALELLYRLKKTAEGRD; from the coding sequence ATGATGCAGCAGTACCTGCGCATCAAGGCACAGCATCCAGACACGCTGCTGTTCTACCGCATGGGCGATTTCTACGAGTTGTTCTTCGAAGATGCCGTCCGTGCCGCGAAGCTGATGGACATCACGCTGACACAACGCGGTGCCTCTGCCGGCGAGCCGATCAAGATGGCGGGCGTGCCCTTCCACTCCGTCGAGCAGTATCTCGCCAAGCTGGTGAAGCTCGGCGAATCGGTGGCGATCTGCGAACAGATCGGCGATCCCGCCACATCGAAAGGTCCGGTCGAACGCCAGGTCACCCGTGTCGTCACGCCGGGCACGCTCACGGACGCGGCCTTGCTCGACGACCGGCGCGAAAACCTGCTGCTGGCCATCAATCTGCAAGGCGATGCACTGGGCATCGCCTGGCTTTCGCTCGCGAGTGGCCGCTTCGTCGTGCTGGAAACCCGAAAGGGGAATCTCGCATCCGAACTGCAGCGGCTACAACCGGCCGAGATTCTGGTCGCGGACGACTGCAACGATTCCAGCCTGGAGACATCGGGCGCAGCAATCAAGCGGCTGAGCGCCTGGCAATTCGACCGCGACGCCGCGAATCGCGTGTTGCTCCGGCACTTCGATACGCACGACCTGTCCGGGTTCGGCGCTGACGAACTCGGTCCTGCTCTCGGTGCGGCCGGCGCATTACTTGAATACGCTCGCGCGACACAGGCTGCCTCGATTGCCCATGTGAGCTCGCTCGCCGTCGAGCGCGATTCCGAATATGTGCGCATGGATGCGGCCACGCGCCGCAACCTGGAAATCTCCGAAACCCTGCGCGGCGACCCCGAACCCACCCTGTTGTCCCTGCTCGACACCTGCGCGACGACGATGGGCTCGCGCTGGTTGCGGCACGCATTGCATCATCCGCTGCGCGATCGCACTGTGGTGGCGGCCCGACTGGATGCAGTGGCAATCCTGCGCGGAGAAAGCGCGGAAGGCCCTTATCGGAAGCTTCACAACGCGCTGCGGCCGGTGAGCGACGTTGAGCGCATCACTGCGCGCATCGCCCTCAGAAATGCGCGGCCGCGCGACCTGTCCGCATTGCACGAAACTCTGACAGCTCTGCCCGCCATCAAATCTTTGCTCGAGCCGCTCTCCAGCCCACGGCTGGCGGCCTTGTCGATCGATCTCGCCCCTCTGCCGGAGCTCACCGATCTTCTATCGCGCGCGATCCTGCCGGAACCCGCAGCCATCATCCGTGAGGGCGGCGTCATCAACGACGGCTTCGATGCCGAACTGGACGAGTTGCGCGCGATCCAGAATAACTGCGGGGAATTCCTGATCGCGCTGGAAATACGGGAACGCGGCCGCACCGGCATCGCCAATCTGAAAGTCGAATACAACCGCGTGCACGGTTTCTACATCGAGGTGACGAACGCCAATGCGGAAAAGGTCCCCGAAGACTACCACCGCCGGCAGACATTGAAAAATGCCGAGCGCTACATCACGCCGGAACTGAAGACATTCGAGGACAAGGCGTTGTCCGCACAGGATCGTGCGCTGGCACGGGAAAAGTATCTGTACGAAAGACTGCTCGACGATTTGGCGCCGCACCTGCCGACACTGCAGCGCCTGGCGGCTGCGCTCGCCGAGCTGGACGCGCTGGTCACGCTCGCCGAACGCGCCGTGACGCTAGGCTATTCGGCACCTCAATTCACCGATGAAGAGAAAATAGAAATCGAGGCCGGGCGTCATTGCGTCGTGGAAAAGCAGATCGACGAATTCATCGCCAACGACACGCAGTTGGACGATGGGCGCCGGCTGCTGCTGATTACCGGCCCGAACATGGGCGGCAAGTCCACGTATATGCGGCAGACCGCGCTGATCGTACTTCTTGCCCATGTCGGCTCCTTTGTACCGGCAAGGGCCGCCGTCATCGGGCCAGTGGACCAGATCTTCACCCGCATCGGCGCTTCCGACGATCTCGCCGGCGGCCGCTCCACTTTCATGGTGGAAATGACCGAAGCGGCCAACATCCTGCACAACGCCACACGCACCTCTCTGGTCCTGATGGACGAAGTCGGCCGCGGAACGTCGACCTTCGACGGCATGGCGCTTGCGATCGCCATCGCCCGTCATCTTGCGGAAGCGAGCCGGAGCTACACGCTGTTCGCAACCCATTACTTCGAACTCACCCGGCTGCCGGAGGAATACCCGCAAGTCGCCAACGTGCATCTGGATGCAGTTGAGCACAAGGACAAGATCGTATTCCTGCACGCCGTCGAGGAAGGCCCGGCATCGCAAAGTTACGGTATCCAAGTTGCACAGCTAGCCGGTGTACCGGTTGCGGTGGTACGCGCGGCCAAGAAGCATTTGGCGAAGCTGGAGCAAGAAGCCGCGACCCGCAATCCGCAGGGCGATCTTTTTTCCGTGCCGGCGACTCAGCACAACAAGGAAGAGCATCGCCTGCAGGAAGCGTTACGCGAACTGGACCCCGACGCCCTGTCGCCAAAGGAAGCGCTCGAGCTGCTTTACCGCCTGAAGAAAACCGCCGAAGGGCGGGATTGA
- a CDS encoding integrase arm-type DNA-binding domain-containing protein — translation MSQKPIPRKPEPLTASIIAYMQPCEERADGQCAGLRVRCLASGKKVFFYRYRARDEALREIKLGEVGPLTLAKARLAAARKRLEREQGKDPQPEKREGVPAGPA, via the coding sequence ATGTCGCAAAAACCTATACCGCGCAAACCGGAACCGCTGACTGCCTCGATTATCGCGTACATGCAGCCATGCGAGGAGCGCGCAGACGGGCAGTGTGCCGGATTGCGTGTGCGCTGCTTGGCCTCCGGGAAAAAAGTGTTCTTCTATCGCTACCGCGCCCGCGACGAAGCGTTGCGCGAGATCAAATTAGGGGAGGTCGGACCCCTGACGCTCGCCAAGGCTCGTCTTGCCGCTGCCAGGAAGCGGCTAGAGCGGGAACAAGGCAAAGATCCCCAGCCCGAGAAGCGCGAAGGAGTACCTGCAGGCCCGGCGTGA
- a CDS encoding efflux RND transporter permease subunit: MIKRLIGFALGQPLFVILGLFVFIGGGLIAFKNLPVEAFPDVTDTQVTVITLFPGRAAEEVEKQVTVPLEVALSGIPNAVRLFSHTQFGLSYQVVTFNDNAGDYFSRQLVAERLRNVDLPDGVHPDMAPLTSAISEIYRYRVQADNLSTTELRTLQDWVMERQLKTVPGVADVVSFGGLVKTYEVQPDLPHMRHLKITLQQLAAALGRSNANAGGGYVEHGRQQFLIRGIGLLRSAADLENVVVAQNKGVPVLVRDIARVSIGALQRQGQAGQDDNDDIVYGVVLMRKGENPSLVLDALKQKVAEINRSQLPPGAKVVPFYDRTWLIERTLKTVFTNLVEGALLVCLVLYLFLSNARAAAIVAAVIPLALLGTFLGLHFVGIPANLLSLGAMDFGIIVDGAVIVVEHIFQQLSRLPPDSDRNERLNSVLQSATEVGRPTFFSMVIIIAAHIPIFTLQRQEGRIFAPMAYSVTSALIASLIVSLTLVPLLSLWLLGGRKLPSGENRLLRACKAVYAPALAWALAHGETLFAAAAVALVACGFAASRIGTEFLPELNEGSVWVNVQLEPSVSIAEAALQVRHIRDLLRRTPEVQNVFSKLGRPEDGTDPKLASQVEALVVLQPEEKWRPGVTKQDILAELDASVDQLPALEVSFSQPIRDNVLESISQVDGQIVVKVVGDDLAKLNAIGRTIVSEVRGVNGVSRAFIDREGQLPQYRIEIDRARSARYGLNIGDIEDVIETALAGKEATSIWEGERRFSVMARLDEHEREPARLEHLMIATPDGAFIPLSQVADFRVESGAMDIARENGRRMLSVGIFIAGRDMGSVVHDMQERVAKAVTLPVGYQIFWSGEFENQERAMKRLAWVVPLSIFIIFVLLFDAFKSLKDATLIIANIPFAMIGGIFALLLSGIPLSVSAAIGFIALFGQAVLNGVVMLSHFGRLRERGENVYDAVYKGSLDRLRTVIMTALLAMLGLLPMALSHAIGSETQRPLAIVVIGGLVSATLLTLLVLPALYLWAHRRDEHPALRSGDVGRPFPGAGEA; this comes from the coding sequence ATGATCAAGCGCCTCATCGGGTTCGCGCTAGGCCAGCCGCTGTTCGTCATTCTGGGGTTGTTCGTTTTCATCGGCGGCGGCCTGATTGCATTCAAGAACCTGCCGGTCGAAGCATTTCCCGACGTCACCGATACGCAGGTCACGGTCATCACGCTTTTCCCCGGTCGCGCCGCCGAGGAGGTGGAAAAGCAGGTCACCGTACCCTTGGAAGTAGCGCTGTCCGGCATTCCGAACGCTGTCCGCCTGTTTTCGCATACGCAGTTCGGGCTGTCCTACCAGGTGGTCACGTTCAACGATAATGCCGGCGACTACTTTTCCCGCCAGTTGGTCGCAGAACGCCTACGCAACGTCGATCTTCCGGATGGCGTCCATCCGGACATGGCGCCGCTGACGTCGGCGATCAGCGAGATCTACCGTTACCGGGTGCAGGCCGACAATCTCTCGACGACCGAATTGCGCACGCTGCAGGACTGGGTGATGGAGCGCCAACTCAAGACCGTGCCCGGCGTCGCCGATGTCGTGAGCTTTGGGGGCCTGGTCAAGACCTACGAAGTGCAGCCCGATTTGCCGCACATGCGCCACCTGAAAATTACGCTGCAGCAACTCGCCGCGGCACTCGGCCGTTCCAATGCCAATGCGGGAGGAGGCTATGTCGAGCACGGGCGCCAGCAGTTCCTGATCCGCGGCATCGGTTTGCTGCGTTCCGCGGCAGACCTCGAGAACGTCGTGGTGGCGCAAAACAAGGGCGTGCCGGTGCTGGTGCGGGACATTGCGCGGGTCAGTATCGGTGCGTTGCAGCGGCAAGGACAGGCCGGCCAGGACGACAACGACGACATCGTCTACGGTGTCGTGCTGATGCGTAAGGGCGAAAACCCGTCGCTGGTACTCGATGCACTGAAGCAGAAGGTCGCGGAGATCAACCGCTCGCAACTGCCACCAGGCGCGAAAGTCGTGCCTTTCTACGACCGCACGTGGCTGATCGAAAGAACGCTGAAGACAGTGTTCACCAATCTTGTGGAAGGCGCGTTGCTGGTCTGCTTGGTGCTTTATCTGTTTCTGTCCAACGCGCGCGCGGCGGCGATTGTGGCGGCGGTGATTCCCCTGGCACTGCTGGGTACCTTTCTCGGTTTGCACTTCGTTGGCATTCCCGCGAATCTGCTGTCGCTCGGCGCGATGGATTTCGGCATCATCGTTGACGGAGCGGTCATCGTTGTCGAGCATATTTTCCAGCAGCTTTCGCGATTGCCCCCCGATTCGGATCGCAACGAGCGCCTGAATTCCGTGCTGCAATCCGCCACCGAGGTAGGACGGCCGACGTTCTTCTCGATGGTGATCATCATCGCTGCGCACATTCCGATCTTCACGCTGCAGCGCCAGGAAGGCCGCATCTTTGCGCCGATGGCCTACTCGGTCACGTCGGCTTTGATCGCGTCGCTGATCGTCTCGCTCACGCTGGTGCCGTTGCTGTCGCTGTGGCTGCTTGGCGGGCGCAAATTGCCTTCGGGAGAGAATCGCCTGCTGCGCGCCTGCAAGGCCGTGTATGCGCCTGCCCTCGCATGGGCGCTGGCTCATGGCGAGACGTTATTCGCCGCCGCCGCGGTTGCGCTTGTCGCTTGCGGCTTTGCCGCCTCACGGATCGGTACGGAATTCCTACCGGAGCTCAATGAAGGCAGCGTCTGGGTCAATGTGCAGCTGGAACCGAGCGTGTCCATCGCCGAAGCGGCATTGCAGGTCCGGCATATTCGCGACCTGCTGCGCAGGACGCCCGAGGTGCAAAACGTCTTCTCCAAGCTTGGACGGCCCGAAGACGGCACCGATCCCAAGCTCGCAAGCCAGGTCGAGGCACTTGTCGTGCTGCAGCCTGAGGAAAAATGGCGGCCCGGCGTGACCAAGCAGGACATTCTGGCGGAGCTTGACGCCTCGGTGGACCAGCTTCCTGCCCTCGAAGTGAGCTTTTCTCAGCCGATCCGGGACAACGTGCTCGAGAGCATTTCACAGGTGGACGGGCAAATTGTCGTCAAGGTGGTGGGCGACGACCTGGCCAAGCTCAACGCCATCGGGCGCACGATCGTCAGCGAAGTCCGGGGCGTTAACGGCGTGTCGAGAGCGTTTATCGACCGCGAGGGCCAGCTTCCGCAATACCGCATCGAGATCGACCGCGCACGCTCTGCGCGTTACGGGCTCAATATCGGCGACATCGAGGATGTGATTGAAACCGCGCTGGCCGGCAAGGAAGCGACATCGATCTGGGAAGGAGAGCGGCGCTTTTCCGTGATGGCTCGTCTCGATGAGCACGAGCGCGAGCCCGCGCGGCTCGAACATCTCATGATAGCGACCCCCGACGGTGCATTCATTCCGCTTTCGCAAGTAGCGGATTTTCGCGTCGAGAGCGGCGCCATGGATATCGCTCGGGAGAACGGCCGCCGCATGCTTTCAGTGGGCATCTTCATCGCCGGGCGCGATATGGGCAGCGTCGTGCATGACATGCAGGAGCGCGTAGCCAAGGCCGTGACACTGCCGGTAGGCTACCAGATCTTCTGGTCGGGAGAGTTCGAGAACCAAGAGCGTGCGATGAAAAGGCTGGCGTGGGTGGTGCCGCTCTCCATCTTCATCATCTTTGTACTGCTGTTCGATGCCTTCAAGTCGCTCAAAGATGCGACGCTGATCATCGCGAACATTCCGTTCGCGATGATCGGTGGCATATTCGCGTTGCTGTTGAGCGGCATTCCGCTGTCGGTGTCGGCGGCAATTGGATTTATTGCGTTGTTCGGACAGGCGGTGCTGAACGGCGTTGTCATGCTGTCCCATTTCGGCCGCTTGCGAGAACGGGGAGAAAATGTGTACGACGCGGTGTACAAGGGCTCCCTGGACCGCTTGCGGACCGTGATCATGACTGCGCTGCTAGCAATGCTGGGCCTCTTGCCGATGGCACTTTCTCATGCCATCGGTTCGGAAACCCAGCGGCCGCTGGCGATCGTAGTGATCGGCGGACTGGTATCCGCTACCCTCCTGACACTGCTGGTGCTGCCTGCGCTATACCTGTGGGCACACCGGCGCGACGAGCATCCGGCGCTGCGAAGCGGAGATGTGGGGCGTCCTTTTCCCGGTGCGGGTGAGGCGTGA
- a CDS encoding efflux RND transporter periplasmic adaptor subunit — translation MLACFALAFGISGCNSTAEPQPPAQPVAEGDQIVFPRDSKQLSALTSVAAEPEAGHAVTVPGRVVWDETRTSRVFSPVAGRVVALKVRPGDTVRAGQALALISSPDFGQAQAEVRKAEADFVLAGKNQARAHELYDAGVIALKELQAADADLERARAERDRTLAREKLFGASREVDQQFRLTTPVSGIVTESNVNPGQEVRPDQAQPGTPALFVISDPSRLWVAIDVPENLAEVFRPGMTVRVRTPVWPDAVFDAKIEHVAAFIDPSTHAVQVRTTIDNRDRRLRPEMYVTAETTIARSGALRIPAAAALLIGDRYYAFVDESGGRYLRRALQVEEAGFGTLRVTKGLAPGEKVVSEGALLLQQILSAKR, via the coding sequence ATGCTTGCATGTTTCGCGCTCGCATTTGGAATCAGCGGTTGCAACAGCACGGCTGAGCCGCAGCCGCCCGCGCAGCCGGTGGCTGAGGGTGACCAGATCGTATTTCCCCGAGACAGCAAACAATTGTCCGCGCTGACCAGCGTTGCCGCCGAACCCGAGGCCGGCCACGCCGTCACGGTACCGGGCCGCGTGGTGTGGGATGAAACCCGGACCTCGCGCGTATTTTCTCCGGTTGCGGGTCGTGTCGTCGCGCTCAAGGTGCGACCCGGGGACACGGTTCGCGCGGGACAGGCGCTTGCGCTTATTTCGTCCCCTGACTTCGGCCAGGCCCAAGCCGAGGTCAGAAAAGCAGAAGCCGATTTCGTGCTTGCCGGGAAAAACCAGGCCCGTGCGCACGAATTGTACGACGCTGGTGTGATTGCCCTGAAGGAATTGCAGGCGGCCGATGCCGACCTCGAGCGAGCGCGAGCGGAACGTGACCGGACTCTGGCGCGTGAGAAGCTGTTTGGCGCCAGCCGGGAAGTCGATCAGCAGTTCCGTCTCACCACTCCGGTCTCCGGGATAGTGACGGAGAGCAATGTCAATCCCGGACAGGAGGTGCGGCCGGACCAGGCGCAACCTGGCACGCCGGCGTTGTTCGTGATCAGCGATCCGTCGCGGCTGTGGGTGGCGATCGATGTGCCGGAAAACCTCGCCGAGGTGTTTCGGCCCGGCATGACGGTACGCGTACGCACGCCGGTCTGGCCGGATGCCGTGTTCGACGCGAAGATCGAGCATGTCGCGGCTTTCATCGATCCCTCGACGCATGCGGTACAGGTACGCACGACAATCGACAACCGCGATCGCAGGTTGCGTCCGGAAATGTACGTGACTGCCGAAACGACGATCGCCAGATCGGGTGCGTTGCGCATTCCTGCCGCGGCCGCCCTGCTGATAGGCGACCGTTACTATGCTTTCGTAGACGAGTCCGGTGGACGCTACCTGCGGCGCGCGCTGCAGGTGGAGGAAGCCGGCTTCGGCACGCTGCGCGTGACCAAGGGTCTCGCTCCCGGCGAGAAAGTGGTCAGCGAGGGCGCGCTGCTGTTGCAGCAGATCCTCTCGGCAAAACGCTGA